From the genome of Mucilaginibacter paludis DSM 18603:
ACATAAAAAAGGCCTCGCTAAATCAGCAAGGCCTTTTTTTAATAGTGTCTTATTTATATTTCGAACGAAAAATCGTCGTCTACTTTAGCTGCTTCAGTTATCTCGCTATATTCATAGCGTTTTTCAACCACTTCCTGGTTTGATTTGATGTACTCAATGGTGTCTTTTAAACCTTCAGCAAATTTTTCAAAATCTTCTTTATATAAAAAGATTTTGTGCTTAATAAATACCCCATCCTCCAAACGTTTTTTACTTTCGGTTACAGTAATGTAATAATCGTTTGATCGAGTGGCCTTTACATCAAAGAAATAAGTTCTTTTTCCGGCTCTTACCTTTTTTGAAAAGACCTCTTCGCGCTCTCTGTTATCAAAATCTCCCATCTTTAAGTGTCGTGTTTAGTTTGCTTGGGCTAAATATAGATATTTTTTGAAAGTAGAAATACAAAAAGTGTAATATAATTCATTTTTGTTATAAAAAGTTATACCTATTTTAATTAACAAAGTTTACGGTTTAGGCAGTTTGCTGTTCTTCAAGCAATTGCTTCTCATATAGCTCAAAATAGGCTGCTTTATTAGCCATTAATTGGGCATGGGTACCTTGCTCCAATATTTTGCCCTGATCAAGCACCAATATTTTATCGGCATTTTTGATGGTTGATATGCGATGCGCTATGATGAGGCTTGTTTTGTTTTGCATGGACCGGCCCAGGTTGTTCAATATCTCCTCTTCGGTACGCGTATCAACAGCCGAAAGGCAATCGTCAAAAATTAATATCTGGGGTTGCTTTACAATAGCCCGCGCTATGGATACCCTTTGCTTTTGCCCGCCCGAAAGGGTAACACCTCTTTCGCCTATCATGGTTTCAAAGCCCAGCTCAAACTCCATAATATTGCTGTAAACGGCTGCGTTGCGCGCCGCCTGTTCTACCGAGGGCATATCCAGTACATCGGCGCTAAAAGCGATATTCCGGGCAATGGTATCCGAAAACAGAAATACTTCCTGCGGAACAAAACCGATTTGCGAACGGTAGCTTTCCAGGTTTAGCTGATTAATGGGTTTATCATCAATCAAAATTTCGCCGCCGGTACAATCGTACATCCGCATAATCAGGTTGGCTATGGTTGACTTTCCGGAACCTGTGCGGCCAATAATAGCTACTAATTGGCCCGGTTCGGCAACAAAGGATACATCGTTAAGGGCCCGGATGCCGGTATCCGGATAATCAAAAGAAACATTTTTAAACTCTATCCGGCCTTTGATAGCTTGCTTTACGCTGGTGGGCGATTTAACCTCAGGCTCTTCGTGTAGAAACTCGTTAATTCGTTTCTGTGAGGCGGCGGCGCGCTGAACCAACGAAGTTACCCAACCCAACGACATTACCGGGAAGGTTAACTGGCTCAGGTAAACAATAAACTCGGCAATGTTACCCGCTGTGATATTACCTTTCATCACCTCAACGCCACCTATATAGATGGTGATGATGGTACTTAGCCCAACCAATAGCAGCATCAGCGGGAAAAACAAGGCCTGCACCTGCACCAGGTCCATCGATTGTTTTTTATAACCTTCGCTTTCGTGCGCAAAGCTGTCGCGTACAAACTGCTCCCGAACGTACGATTTGATTACCCTGATACCCGAAAAATTTTCCTGCACAAAACTCGACAGATCGGATAATCGTTTTTGGATCCCCTCGCTGCGCGCCTCAATAATATTGTTTACATAGTAAATGGTAACCACCAGTACCGGCATAGGTAATAACGAAAAAAATGCCAGCCTTACGTTTACCGTTACCATGGCATAAATTACCAGTATAAACAGTACAATGGTATTAATGGCATACATAATGGCCGGGCCAAGGTACATGCGCACGCGGCTTACATCCTCGGTAACGCGGTTCATCAGGTCGCCGGTATTATGCCGACGGAAGAAGGCCAGCGAAAGAGCCTGGTAATGGCTATAAATCTCGTTCTTCATATCAAACTCGATATGCCTCGACATTAAAATGATGGTTTGCCGCATAAAAAACAAAAACAAACCCCTTAACAACGAGAGTACCAATACCAAAGTGCCGAATAATAAAAGGCTTGAACCAAAAATGCTATATACGGCAGCCTGCCTGTTAAAGCCGTCGAAAAGTTGATATGTGCTGATGTTTTCGGTCACCAAATCGAAAGCTACCCGTACAATTTGCGCGGGCAATACACCAAAAATGTTGGAGATAATTACAAACAATATCCCTGGGATTAGATGCCAGCGATATTTGTACAAAAACTTATTGAGGTAAGCAAGGTGCTTCATTATACTGCAAAGGTAGTATATTGATTGAGTGATAGAACGGTGGCGCGTGGTTTTTACAAAGCAACAAGATTAGGCTGATTAAATTGCAAGTGTAGATTGATCTTCATAAGTAATGGAATAGGCCAAGCGGAAAAAAATATGGGTGACGTTTGCACCTTATGGATTACCAAGCGCAGATAGGAAATGTGCGCAAAAGCCCGACTGCACGCCGGGCCGGGAGTTGGCTTGTGGGCGGAAGGATCGGGCAGTCTT
Proteins encoded in this window:
- a CDS encoding DUF3276 family protein, translating into MGDFDNREREEVFSKKVRAGKRTYFFDVKATRSNDYYITVTESKKRLEDGVFIKHKIFLYKEDFEKFAEGLKDTIEYIKSNQEVVEKRYEYSEITEAAKVDDDFSFEI
- a CDS encoding ABC transporter ATP-binding protein, which translates into the protein MKHLAYLNKFLYKYRWHLIPGILFVIISNIFGVLPAQIVRVAFDLVTENISTYQLFDGFNRQAAVYSIFGSSLLLFGTLVLVLSLLRGLFLFFMRQTIILMSRHIEFDMKNEIYSHYQALSLAFFRRHNTGDLMNRVTEDVSRVRMYLGPAIMYAINTIVLFILVIYAMVTVNVRLAFFSLLPMPVLVVTIYYVNNIIEARSEGIQKRLSDLSSFVQENFSGIRVIKSYVREQFVRDSFAHESEGYKKQSMDLVQVQALFFPLMLLLVGLSTIITIYIGGVEVMKGNITAGNIAEFIVYLSQLTFPVMSLGWVTSLVQRAAASQKRINEFLHEEPEVKSPTSVKQAIKGRIEFKNVSFDYPDTGIRALNDVSFVAEPGQLVAIIGRTGSGKSTIANLIMRMYDCTGGEILIDDKPINQLNLESYRSQIGFVPQEVFLFSDTIARNIAFSADVLDMPSVEQAARNAAVYSNIMEFELGFETMIGERGVTLSGGQKQRVSIARAIVKQPQILIFDDCLSAVDTRTEEEILNNLGRSMQNKTSLIIAHRISTIKNADKILVLDQGKILEQGTHAQLMANKAAYFELYEKQLLEEQQTA